One part of the Neodiprion virginianus isolate iyNeoVirg1 chromosome 3, iyNeoVirg1.1, whole genome shotgun sequence genome encodes these proteins:
- the LOC124301669 gene encoding cilia- and flagella-associated protein 91-like isoform X1, producing MLFFIICSDSPMIKIIYRANLDPPKRIDINGQHRHLFYRRPVMPFLKPAVPTMRFHMNLEYDNMEKAMKDAAVRCCHLPDRTQTKQTQTDYRESEAQTSPWTPPYKVRPDENPEVLTIAHLSWGHGLPAGMHEVEIINRMRMKRAWEAILPPMDNATNIKTRTTIIEAMEIDDWAFREAEIQFMMDTRMELMEKYAKLKDAAREKSIGDRYQRVEDLIDKRRDMEIRNIRQKLGRELRKLTVKYHGGQNKWAKKCSAARGLGDSIFKLKKSAKNYHEIINRRILDDKNVPDADENDKYVLLPTYSELKAVKPKQKAHELCVRETRWNEEKLRKLHAELKSIRMDIKPDKNTSFMKRRYKLPPMPITPKLPNERNVNESQERAAVLIQTLVTGRAIQCVMFEGRDRCRELIEELQSTHWLQSDTKKLRQMEKRHVIELQQSENHRTLQEDRLNEILNMLEGMTLSGMLDYLSKELVRLKDERKAHAFALLAERERTKREAEEAGRRQLEEQRRRECDEMFRQMVKVNQDTVELYLEDIIKEGIEWVSDAEAKQYILETADKVDKTLQYANEHAQGLAEQEMVSDMIYNFVLPDVDKQIVRKRMLERQASYLKNAHAAIYNKILELPPIERKTPSTEPTAAGESDKTAEVEEERLTEPDQLVEELTEETSADWIKRRIIGEIISPEETLTGSILKHLISRSVLSDGEKIARYILENVIKDVEALVDNSQMSILSKLYKENLHLFYAIVLNPSIFSFSTILSLRIIWVLLF from the exons ATgctatttttcattatttgcaGTGACTCGCCgatgattaaaattatttacaggGCAAATTTAGACCCACCAAAGCGTATTGATATCAATGGACAACACAGACACTTGTTTTACCGAAGACCAGTTATGCCGTTTTTAAAGCCAGCTGTTCCTACAATGCGATTTCACATGAATCTTGAATATGACAATATGGAAAAAGCTATGAAAGATGCGGCGGTACGCTGTTGCCATTTGCCAGATAGGACACAGACTAAGCAGACACAAACAGACTACAGAGAAAGCGAGGCACAAACGTCTCCGTGGACACCTCCTTACAAAGTGCGACCAG ACGAGAACCCTGAAGTTCTGACCATTGCCCATTTGAGTTGGGGTCATGGATTGCCAGCAGGAATGCACGAGGTGGAGATCATAAACagaatgagaatgaaaagagCTTGGGAGGCGATACTCCCTCCAATGGATAACGCGACTAACATCAAAACGCGAACGACTATAATTGAAGCAATGGAAATTGATGACTGGGCGTTTCGCGAAGCC GAGATTCAATTTATGATGGACACACGAATGGAATTGATGGAAAAATATGCAAAGCTAAAGGATGCGGCGAGGGAGAAAAGCATAGGGGATCGGTACCAGAGAGTTGAAGATTTGATAGACAAAAGGCGAGATATGGAGATAAGAAATATCAGGCAAAAACTTGGACGAGAACTAAGAAAATTGACGGTAAAATATCACGGTGGTCAAAATAAATGGGCAAAAAAGTGCAGCGCAGCGAGAGGTCTTGGTGACTCGAttttcaagttgaaaaaaagtgcCAAGAACTATCACGAGATCATTAACAGAAGAATACTAGATGATAAGAATGTTCCTG ATGCGGATGAAAATGATAAGTACGTACTGCTTCCTACATATTCTGAGTTGAAGGCAGTTAAACCGAAGCAAAAGGCACATGAACTCTGTGTGCGAGAGACTAGAtggaacgaagaaaaattgagaaagcTTCATGCTGAATTAAAATCGATTAGAATGGACATCAAGCCGGATAAAAATACCAGCTTCATGAAACGTAGATACAAACTTCCACCTATGCCCATCACCCCAAAACTGCCAAACGAGCGTAACGTGAATGAAAGTCAGGAACGGGCAGCTGTATTGATTCAAACGTTGGTTACTGGAAGAGCGATTCAATGCGTT ATGTTCGAGGGACGAGATAGGTGTAGAGAACTGATTGAGGAACTTCAGTCAACACATTGGCTTCAATCAGACACCAAGAAACTACGACAAATGGAAAAACGGCACGTTATAGAGCTTCAGCAAAGCGAAAATCACAGAACGCTGCAGGAAGATCGGTTGAACGAAATATTAAACATGCTGGAAGGCATGACGTTGTCCGGAATGTTGGACTACCTGAGCAAG gaGTTGGTGCGACTGAAAGATGAGCGTAAAGCGCACGCTTTCGCTCTGCTTGCTGAACGTGAAAGAACGAAGAGGGAGGCGGAAGAAGCTGGAAGGAGGCAGCTGGAAGAACAACGTCGCAGAGAATGCGATGAAATGTTCAGGCAAATGGTGAAGGTAAATCAAGACACAGTCGAACTTTACTTGGAAGACATAATAAAGGAAGGCATCGAGTGGGTCTCAGACGCTGAAGCAAAGCAGTATATCCTAGAGACGGCTGATAAAGTGGATAAGACACTGCAATATGCAAATGAACA TGCTCAAGGTTTGGCTGAACAAGAAATGGTTTCTGATATGATTTACAACTTCGTACTCCCTGACGTCGACAAACAAATAGTGAGAAAGAGAATGCTTGAGCGGCAGGCTAGCTACCTAAAAAATGCACACGCTGCTATTTACAACAAGATATTGGAGCTACCACCCATTGAACGAAAAACACCCTCGACAGAGCCAACAGCTGCAGGTGAAAGTGACAAAACAGCGGAAGTGGAGGAGGAACGGTTAACAGAACCTGACCAGCTGGTCGAA GAACTAACGGAGGAAACAAGTGCAGATTGGATAAAACGTCGAATAATCGGGGAAATAATTAGTCCAGAAGAGACGTTGACTGGCAGCATATTAAAGCACCTTATCTCTCGGTCTGTGCTCTCTG ATGGCGAAAAAATCGCGCGTTACATACTTGAAAATGTTATCAAAGATGTGGAAGCCCTAGTTGATAATTCTCAGATGTCAATATTAAGTAAGTtgtataaagaaaatttacatCTGTTTTATGCTATTGTTTTAAACCCATCAATTTTTAGTTTCAGCACGATCCTCAGCCTCAGGATCATCTGGGTCCTCCTATTCTAG
- the LOC124301670 gene encoding F-box only protein 28 — translation MPCVGNSSNDMLQLINLPDVVLETILSNLTYDEIARNRTVCKQFDRTCKKLLNRGFNLMEKYHAQCLRAVKCQLPRRESERRSHPLARHCDILTAIETRISMLSMTFIKYVDLNLCCFIPGKVIDEIFRVLRLIRDAKTPPRAHEILQELRDISSMAMEHFDEKILPKLKHSICTSVVSHVGTYDLPNASLMISHHTNSGNITLAHGLSPEKLNQTFRKIQSRAKRNYISVMSVRSKINKLKLRLKRQGFQMRRQNIKIQEQGKKLREQDTLIAEMKKHLEEWEQKIGDLKAELSRSREETQKPDTIETCKRKHIDRLKSRESVRVQSKNLQAKKRKLIVERKSSTSPKDVQFKKFLSDLLDTEHMEDEIPSTSN, via the exons ATGCCGTGTGTCGGAAATTCTTCCAACGACATGTTACAGTTGATAAACCTCCCCGACGTTGTTCTAGAAACAATTTTGTCTAACCTAACATACGATGAAATCGCTAGAAACAGAACG GTTTGCAAGCAGTTTGATCGAACTTGTAAAAAGCTTCTGAATCGAGGCTTCAACCTGATGGAAAAGTACCATGCTCAATGCCTAAGAGCAGTAAAATGTCAACTGCCCAGAAGGGAATCAGAGAGACGAAGTCACCCTTTGGCCCGTCACTGTGATATACTAACAGCTATAGAAACTAGGATTTCTATGCTATCAATGACTTTCATCAAATATGTCGACTTGAACCTGTGCTGTTTTATTCCTGGAAAA GTTATCGATGAGATATTCCGCGTCCTCCGGTTAATACGTGACGCAAAAACCCCACCGAGAGCTCATGAGATTCTGCAAGAGTTGCGAGATATCAGCAGCATGGCAATGGAacattttgatgaaaaaatattgccaaAATTGAAGCACAGCATTTGCACATCTGTTGTGAGTCACGTAGGTACTTATGACCTGCCAAACGCAAGCCTGATGATATCACATCATACCAATAGCGGGAATATTACACTGGCACATGGTTTGAGTCCTGAGAAATTGAACCAAACATTTCGCAAGATACAAAGTCGGGCGAAAAGAAATTACATTTCTGTTATGTCAGTGAGAAGTAAGATAAACAAACTTAAATTGAGGTTGAAGAGGCAGGGTTTTCAGATGCGGAGACAGAATATCAAGATACAGGAACAAGGAAAAAAGCTTCGTGAACAAGACACTCTGATAGCGGAGATGAAGAAGCACCTTGAAGAGTGGGAACAAAAGATAGGTGACTTAAAAGCTGAACTGAGTAGGTCCAGGGAAGAAACGCAAAAGCCTGACACCATAGAAACCTGCAAAAGAAAGCATATCGATAGACTCAAGTCTCGAGAGTCGGTCCGAGTACAAAGTAAAAATCTTCAAGCTAAGAAGAGGAAATTGATTGTCGAACGTAAATCATCGACTAGCCCAAAAGATGTTCagtttaaaaagtttttatcaGACCTGTTGGATACGGAACATATGGAGGATGAGATTCCATCTACGTCCAACTAA
- the LOC124301669 gene encoding cilia- and flagella-associated protein 91-like isoform X2 — MLFFIICSDSPMIKIIYRANLDPPKRIDINGQHRHLFYRRPVMPFLKPAVPTMRFHMNLEYDNMEKAMKDAAVRCCHLPDRTQTKQTQTDYRESEAQTSPWTPPYKVRPDENPEVLTIAHLSWGHGLPAGMHEVEIINRMRMKRAWEAILPPMDNATNIKTRTTIIEAMEIDDWAFREAEIQFMMDTRMELMEKYAKLKDAAREKSIGDRYQRVEDLIDKRRDMEIRNIRQKLGRELRKLTVKYHGGQNKWAKKCSAARGLGDSIFKLKKSAKNYHEIINRRILDDKNVPDADENDKYVLLPTYSELKAVKPKQKAHELCVRETRWNEEKLRKLHAELKSIRMDIKPDKNTSFMKRRYKLPPMPITPKLPNERNVNESQERAAVLIQTLVTGRAIQCVMFEGRDRCRELIEELQSTHWLQSDTKKLRQMEKRHVIELQQSENHRTLQEDRLNEILNMLEGMTLSGMLDYLSKELVRLKDERKAHAFALLAERERTKREAEEAGRRQLEEQRRRECDEMFRQMVKVNQDTVELYLEDIIKEGIEWVSDAEAKQYILETADKVDKTLQYANEHAQGLAEQEMVSDMIYNFVLPDVDKQIVRKRMLERQASYLKNAHAAIYNKILELPPIERKTPSTEPTAAGESDKTAEVEEERLTEPDQLVEELTEETSADWIKRRIIGEIISPEETLTGSILKHLISRSVLSVSARSSASGSSGSSYSSVSSAKSNAPPSHVKDTETLD, encoded by the exons ATgctatttttcattatttgcaGTGACTCGCCgatgattaaaattatttacaggGCAAATTTAGACCCACCAAAGCGTATTGATATCAATGGACAACACAGACACTTGTTTTACCGAAGACCAGTTATGCCGTTTTTAAAGCCAGCTGTTCCTACAATGCGATTTCACATGAATCTTGAATATGACAATATGGAAAAAGCTATGAAAGATGCGGCGGTACGCTGTTGCCATTTGCCAGATAGGACACAGACTAAGCAGACACAAACAGACTACAGAGAAAGCGAGGCACAAACGTCTCCGTGGACACCTCCTTACAAAGTGCGACCAG ACGAGAACCCTGAAGTTCTGACCATTGCCCATTTGAGTTGGGGTCATGGATTGCCAGCAGGAATGCACGAGGTGGAGATCATAAACagaatgagaatgaaaagagCTTGGGAGGCGATACTCCCTCCAATGGATAACGCGACTAACATCAAAACGCGAACGACTATAATTGAAGCAATGGAAATTGATGACTGGGCGTTTCGCGAAGCC GAGATTCAATTTATGATGGACACACGAATGGAATTGATGGAAAAATATGCAAAGCTAAAGGATGCGGCGAGGGAGAAAAGCATAGGGGATCGGTACCAGAGAGTTGAAGATTTGATAGACAAAAGGCGAGATATGGAGATAAGAAATATCAGGCAAAAACTTGGACGAGAACTAAGAAAATTGACGGTAAAATATCACGGTGGTCAAAATAAATGGGCAAAAAAGTGCAGCGCAGCGAGAGGTCTTGGTGACTCGAttttcaagttgaaaaaaagtgcCAAGAACTATCACGAGATCATTAACAGAAGAATACTAGATGATAAGAATGTTCCTG ATGCGGATGAAAATGATAAGTACGTACTGCTTCCTACATATTCTGAGTTGAAGGCAGTTAAACCGAAGCAAAAGGCACATGAACTCTGTGTGCGAGAGACTAGAtggaacgaagaaaaattgagaaagcTTCATGCTGAATTAAAATCGATTAGAATGGACATCAAGCCGGATAAAAATACCAGCTTCATGAAACGTAGATACAAACTTCCACCTATGCCCATCACCCCAAAACTGCCAAACGAGCGTAACGTGAATGAAAGTCAGGAACGGGCAGCTGTATTGATTCAAACGTTGGTTACTGGAAGAGCGATTCAATGCGTT ATGTTCGAGGGACGAGATAGGTGTAGAGAACTGATTGAGGAACTTCAGTCAACACATTGGCTTCAATCAGACACCAAGAAACTACGACAAATGGAAAAACGGCACGTTATAGAGCTTCAGCAAAGCGAAAATCACAGAACGCTGCAGGAAGATCGGTTGAACGAAATATTAAACATGCTGGAAGGCATGACGTTGTCCGGAATGTTGGACTACCTGAGCAAG gaGTTGGTGCGACTGAAAGATGAGCGTAAAGCGCACGCTTTCGCTCTGCTTGCTGAACGTGAAAGAACGAAGAGGGAGGCGGAAGAAGCTGGAAGGAGGCAGCTGGAAGAACAACGTCGCAGAGAATGCGATGAAATGTTCAGGCAAATGGTGAAGGTAAATCAAGACACAGTCGAACTTTACTTGGAAGACATAATAAAGGAAGGCATCGAGTGGGTCTCAGACGCTGAAGCAAAGCAGTATATCCTAGAGACGGCTGATAAAGTGGATAAGACACTGCAATATGCAAATGAACA TGCTCAAGGTTTGGCTGAACAAGAAATGGTTTCTGATATGATTTACAACTTCGTACTCCCTGACGTCGACAAACAAATAGTGAGAAAGAGAATGCTTGAGCGGCAGGCTAGCTACCTAAAAAATGCACACGCTGCTATTTACAACAAGATATTGGAGCTACCACCCATTGAACGAAAAACACCCTCGACAGAGCCAACAGCTGCAGGTGAAAGTGACAAAACAGCGGAAGTGGAGGAGGAACGGTTAACAGAACCTGACCAGCTGGTCGAA GAACTAACGGAGGAAACAAGTGCAGATTGGATAAAACGTCGAATAATCGGGGAAATAATTAGTCCAGAAGAGACGTTGACTGGCAGCATATTAAAGCACCTTATCTCTCGGTCTGTGCTCTCTG TTTCAGCACGATCCTCAGCCTCAGGATCATCTGGGTCCTCCTATTCTAGCG TTTCCAGTGCTAAGTCTAATGCTCCTCCAAGTCACGTCAAGGACACAGAGACTTTGGATTAG
- the LOC124301671 gene encoding thioredoxin-related transmembrane protein 1 — protein sequence MIVVRYFACFSIFFVLSSIHGVLGGDGGSLQLTEDNWNKILVGEWMVEFYAPWCPACKALEPVWESFASWKNDLGIRVGKVDVTDSPGLSGRFMVTALPTIFHAKDGIFRQYKSPRDKESLISFVKDKKWLQLEPISSWKSPNSIQMSVISYFFKLSQILRGMHNKLMEDYGLPTWGSYLIFSIATIILGAILGLFIVCLIDFIYPPKPVSYPSKKKEKDGSGGFMQEKNEGDEELVENVKDDLVDEDASGSDAQEEDKEEDETKSVPSSPNVRKRKPRKAD from the exons atgattgttgTACGATATTTTGCCtgtttttctatatttttcgtGTTATCGTCAATCCACGGCGTTCTCGGTGGTGATGGAGGCTCGCTACAGCTAACCGAAGACaactggaataaaatattggtCGGAGAATGGATGGTGGAATT TTACGCACCTTGGTGTCCGGCATGTAAAGCACTGGAGCCAGTTTGGGAGAGTTTTGCCTCCTGGAAAAATGATCTCGGCATTCGGGTTGGCAAAGTAGACGTCACAGATTCACCTGGACTTAGTGGACGATTTATGGTTACTGCCCTACCGACAATATTCCA cGCAAAAGATGGTATATTTAGGCAGTACAAAAGTCCACGAGACAAGGAATCCCTCATATCGTTTGTCAAGGACAAAAAGTGGTTACAACTTGAGCCTATTTCCAGTTGGAAAAGCCCAAACTCTATCCAAATGTCTGTAATCagctattttttcaaactatcaCAAATATTGAGG GGAATGCATAACAAACTGATGGAAGACTATGGCCTGCCTACTTGGGGTAGCTATTTGATCTTTTCAATTGCTACAATAATCCTTGGCGCCATTCTAGGACTT TTCATCGTTTGCCTGATCGATTTTATATATCCGCCAAAACCAGTCTCATATCCtagtaagaaaaaagaaaaggatgGGTCTGGCGGTTTTATGCAGGAAAAGAACGAAGGTGACGAAGAATTGGTCGAAAACGTTAAGGATGATTTGGTCGATGAAGATGCAAGTGGATCTGATGCTCAGGAAGAAGATAAGGAGGAAGACGAAACAAAAAGTGTACCCAGCAGCCCGAATGTACGCAAACGAAAGCCACGCAAGGCTGACTAA
- the LOC124301668 gene encoding uncharacterized protein LOC124301668: protein MSPVYPTLPRLAVRDSLDDEDLSDVDDEVFIRDGRNGGLKIDDEGGVKRPLMAPRRKCKISRQTDRRRPNCKALLVPCCYGSIALLVLLGLITLVIFAVSVFPVPLTFLQNWLARGIKPKVPKLDIAACTSLSASTVWTRSLPKLTSEAPLRSLDANSDNIDDIIVAFSTGLSDIEAPQYVCNVYFGGQTECLGGVLALDGTTGETIWTHWSWHVIFSLDCSMDVNGDEIKDCIAAGRGGTMRAISGRDGSMIWALPLQDFDKSDHHRILDVYDANYMADIDGDEVGDIIAAHTMQIGTKRSSNVVVVSGKTGDILHKIAINNKEQLFLAPQALVHPDGERILVIVTGSHEQLGGLYVASFSDLYAEFKLKELYHDSKKGILTQPVLADITGDGTEDIIVAKFNSTITAYDGRSFEQIWNYTVPNSEVISSPIPGYYNDDEIPDFMVKHQLGPGFPVYYYAVATILDGKSGKPLLENELQDSMSGQISGLSVTVDGYGNDWFLHWSADCLNHEGDRSVFEFLKTTSFSSRMGADLCKLRFNSTLSTKLLALSQHTAPPGLPIYISDEWKKLEYNNSIDPRKEAEKYSEMHPDYDGPNPEIGVSSITERSLRIHPSRRVGSSNSQNAENDIFADQFNYYPNSKLGNDFQDLKAGIANVGNNPETNVSGDFDSDEDWRDTNKWYDENKDYDLYDEGSNHDIDVEKGNGIREQRSDFIDTTKIGNYTDNVKNELDPNMDYTNGQTENNKYNRTTNVEESLSYPEFDVNLDSSADTQQKRSINGNRNKSEGIQGQEEIAVGNLQNSRKYERFFKINKRPNHELLPKKNEDPSSTDENAGKVVEARLLHKGSVLNVSILDVTEIRNSSDQPGWIAKIIERPKEPNGTEKVEVVVNEVRAKDSWVTRDIFSKVTKNSEEDANIEKIFKRESMKNRQIFLNNNNNNKIKSKREAKLVDSQNEYVDGVQRQPPTGILLPSLERIGKPSNSVDLVFLTSWLPPSDASVILLQQDLDCIHRKRKESTSPGSRGKNTKKERTQTILECLAERGIDYKILQEGTDRENVKIPLGQMTIYRMKLECVCPEDMLAGQTCRSISSQQSWPQHLGPSTNGYFKPLRKPAS, encoded by the exons ATGTCGCCTGTGTACCCAACATTGCCCAGGTTGGCTGTACGCGACAGTTTGGACGATGAGGATCTAAGTGACGTTGATGACGAGGTGTTCATAAGAGATGGAAGAAACGGAGGTCTGAAGATAGATGACGAAGGAGGAGTCAAAAGGCCGTTAATGGCACCCCGTAGAAAATGCAAAATAAGTAGACAAACAGATAGGAGAAGACCAAATTGTAAAGCACTGTTGGTTCCCTGCTGCTATGGAAGTATAGCGCTGCTCGTTCTCTTAGGACTAATCACCCTGGTCATATTTGCCGTCAGTGTATTTCCTGTCCCGTTAACATTTCTACAGAACTGGCTTGCACGAGGCATTAAACCCAAGGTTCCTAAACTTGATATCGCCGCTTGTACATCACTTTCTGCAAGCACTGTCTGGACCAGGTCTTTACCCAAATTGACATCAGAAGCTCCTCTGCGAAGCCTAGATGCTAATAGCGACAATATCGACGACATCATTGTCGCCTTCAGTACAG GACTAAGTGACATTGAAGCTCCTCAGTACGTGTGCAACGTATACTTTGGAGGTCAGACTGAATGCTTGGGTGGAGTCCTTGCTCTGGATGGAACGACCGGGGAGACAATATGGACGCACTGGTCTTGGCATGTAATATTTTCCCTGGATTGTTCTATGGACGTCAATGGTGACGAGATTAAAGACTGCATCGCAGCTGGCCGAGGTGGGACAATGCGCGCTATAAGCGGGCGAGACGGTTCTATGATATGGGCATTGCCGCTTCAAGATTTCGACAAATCCGACCATCACAGAATCCTAGATGTTTATGATGCTAATTACATGGCTGATATAGACGGTGATGAGGTCGGAGATATTATTGCTGCTCATACGATGCAAATAGGTACCAAGAGATCCAGTAATGTTGTTGTCGTGTCTGGGAAAACTGGGGACATTCTTCACAAAATTGCTATAAACAACAAGGAACAGTTGTTCCTTGCCCCACAGGCTCTGGTCCACCCAGACGGGGAAAGAATACTCGTCATAGTTACAGGAAGCCACGAACAGCTAGGAGGACTATACGTCGCTTCATTTTCAGACCTTTACGCAGAATTT AAGCTGAAAGAACTATATCATGACTCGAAAAAAGGTATCTTGACACAGCCTGTCCTTGCAGATATAACAGGAGATGGCACAGAAGATATCATAGTAGCCAAGTTCAATTCCACGATTACCGCTTATGATGGGCGATCATTTGAGCAGATATGGAACTACACAGTTCCAAATTCAGAAGTAATTAGTAGTCCGATTCCCGGTTATTACAATGACGATGAAATTCCAGATTTTATGGTGAAGCACCAACTTGGGCCAGGATTTCCAGTGTATTATTATGCAGTGGCCACAATTTTGGATGGAAAAAGCGGTAAACCATTGTTAGAAAACGAACTGCAAGACAGTATGAGTGGTCAAATTTCAGGATTGTCTGTTACCGTTGATGGGTATGGCAATGACTGGTTCTTACACTGGTCAGCCGACTGTTTGAACCATGAAGGAGACAGAAGCGTGTTCGAGTTTCTCAAAACTACGTCATTCTCTTCTCGAATGGGAGCAGATCTCTGCAAGTTACGATTCAATTCCACACTGTCTACTAAATTGTTGGCATTAAGTCAGCACACTGCACCTCCTGGGCTGCCAATATATATTTCTGATGAATGGAAAAAGTTGGAGTACAATAATTCCATTGATCCCAGAAAGGAGGCTGAGAAATATTCAGAAATGCACCCAGATTATGACGGACCTAATCCAGAAATTGGCGTTTCATCCATCACTGAAAGATCGCTGAGAATTCACCCAAGCCGTCGCGTCGGGTCGAGCAACTCCCAGAATGCcgaaaatgatatttttgcagatcaattcaattattatccGAATTCGAAACTCGGTAATGATTTCCAAGATCTCAAAGCAGGCATTGCCAATGTTGGTAACAACCCTGAAACCAACGTGTCTGGGGATTTTGATTCTGATGAGGATTGGAGAGACACCAACAAATGgtatgatgaaaataaagattACGATCTTTACGATGAAGGATCAAACCATGACATTGATGTAGAAAAAGGTAACGGAATCCGCGAACAGCGCAGCGATTTTATTGATACTACAAAAATCGGTAACTATACAGacaatgtgaaaaatgaattggaCCCGAACATGGATTATACAAATGGACAAACCGAGAACAACAAGTACAATCGGACAACAAACGTTGAGGAAAGCCTGAGCTATCCGGAATTTGATGTAAACTTGGACAGTTCTGCTGACACTCAACAGAAGCGGAGTATCAATGGTAATAGAAATAAGTCTGAGGGAATTCAAGGTCAAGAAGAAATAGCTGTcggaaatttacaaaatagcCGGAAGtatgaaagatttttcaaaataaacaaGCGGCCAAATCATGAACTACTGCCCAAAAAAAACGAGGATCCATCTTCAACTGACGAAAATGCTGGCAAAGTTGTGGAAGCACGCCTACTCCATAAAGGATCTGTTCTGAATGTATCAATTCTCGATGTAACCGAAATAAGAAATTCTAGCGATCAACCAGGCTGGATAGCAAAAATCATTGAGAGACCAAAAGAGCCAAACGGTACGGAAAAAGTAGAAGTAGTCGTGAATGAGGTGAGAGCGAAGGATTCTTGGGTGACGAGAGACATATTTTCCAAGGTAACAAAAAATAGTGAAGAAGATGCGAACATAGAGAAGATATTTAAACGGGAATCAATGAAGAACCGacaaatttttctgaataataataacaacaacaaaatcaaatcaaaGAGAGAAGCAAAACTTGTTGATTCTCAGAATGAATATGTGGATGGTGTACAAAGACAACCGCCTACTGGCATATTGTTGCCTTCTTTGGAGAGAATTGGAAAGCCTTCAAATTCAGTTGATTTAGTGTTTTTAACGTCATGGCTGCCGCCTTCTGATGCCTCTGTTATCTTGCTTCAACAGGACCTGGACTGTATtcatagaaaaagaaaagaatctACATCGCCTGGTTCTCGTGGGAAGAATACTAAAAAAGAACGAACACAGACGATACTTGAGTGCCTGGCAGAACGTGGCATTGATTACAAGATACTTCAAGAAGGCACTGATAGAGAGAACGTGAAAATACCCCTAGGTCAAATGACAATTTACAGAATGAAATTAGAATGCGTTTGTCCTGAAGATATGTTGGCAGGACAGACTTGCAGAAGTATATCGTCGCAGCAAAGCTGGCCTCAGCATTTGGGGCCTTCGACAAACGGGTATTTCAAACCCCTGAGAAAACCAGCTTCTTGA